One genomic window of Anser cygnoides isolate HZ-2024a breed goose chromosome 11, Taihu_goose_T2T_genome, whole genome shotgun sequence includes the following:
- the GLCE gene encoding D-glucuronyl C5-epimerase isoform X3 has product MSFEGYNVEVRDRVKCISGVEGVPLSTQWGPQGYFYPIQIAQYGLSHYSKNLTEKPPHIEVYETAEDKDKAGRSAEWTVPKGCSLSTVPDKAKFTSVKQFVAPENTEGVSLQLGNSRDFIISFDLKFITNGSISVVLETTEKNQLFTVHYVSNTQLIAFKDRDIYYGIGPRTSWSTVTRDLVTDLRKGVGLSNTKAVKQTKIMPKKVVRLVAKGRGFLDNVTISATAHMAAFFAASSWLVRNQDERGGWPIMVTRKLGEGFKSLDPGWYSAMAQGQAISTLVRAYLLTKDHTFLSSALRATAPYKLPSEQHGVKAVFMNRHDWYEEYPTSPSSFVLNGFMYSLIGLYDLKETAGEKLGKEARVLYERGMESLKAMLPLYDTGSGTIYDLRHFMLGTAPNLARWDYHTTHINQLQLLSTIDESPIFKEFVKRWKSYLRGGRAKHN; this is encoded by the exons GTGTACCATTATCCACCCAGTGGGGACCTCAAGGCTATTTCTATCCCATCCAGATTGCACAGTATGGGTTAAGTCACTACAGCAAGAACCTGACGGAGAAGCCACCTCACATCGAGGTGTACGAAACAGCTGAAGACAAGGACAAAGCCGGCAGGTCCGCGGAGTGGACGGTACCGAAAGGCTGTTCTCTTTCCACAGTGCCCGACAAAGCCAAGTTCACAAGCGTTAAACAGTTTGTTGCTCCAG aaaatacCGAGGGGGTATCTCTGCAGCTTGGGAACAGCAGAGATTTTATTATCTCTTTCGATCTCAAATTCATAACGAACGGGAGCATTTCCGTGGTTCTGGAGACAACAGAGAAGAACCAGCTCTTCACCGTGCACTACGTCTCCAACACGCAGCTCATCGCTTTCAAGGACCGGGACATCTACTACGGCATCGGGCCCCGGACCAGCTGGAGCACCGTCACCAGAGACCTGGTGACCGACCTGCGGAAGGGGGTGGGCCTCTCCAACACGAAGGCCGTGAAGCAGACCAAAATCATGCCTAAGAAGGTGGTCAGGCTGGTAGCAAAGGGAAGGGGCTTCCTCGACAACGTCACCATATCGGCCACGGCTCACATGGCGGCTTTTTTCGCTGCGAGCAGCTGGCTGGTGAGGAACCAGGACGAGCGGGGCGGCTGGCCCATCATGGTGACGCGGAAGCTGGGGGAAGGCTTTAAGTCCTTGGACCCGGGCTGGTACTCGGCCATGGCCCAGGGCCAGGCCATCTCCACGCTGGTCAGGGCCTACCTGCTGACGAAGGACCACACGTTCCTCAGCTCGGCCCTGCGGGCCACGGCGCCTTACAAGCTGCCGTCGGAGCAGCACGGGGTGAAAGCCGTGTTCATGAACAGGCACGACTGGTACGAGGAGTACCCCACCTCGCCCAGCTCCTTCGTGCTCAACGGGTTCATGTACTCGCTGATCGGGCTCTATGACTTGAAGGAAACGGCCGGGgagaagctggggaaggaggcgCGGGTGCTCTACGAGCGGGGCATGGAGTCCCTGAAGGCCATGCTGCCCCTCTACGACACCGGCTCAGGGACCATCTACGACCTCCGGCATTTCATGCTCGGCACCGCTCCCAACCTGGCCCGCTGGGACTATCACACCACCCACATCaaccagctccagctgctcagcaccatcGACGAGTCCCCGATTTTCAAAGAGTTCGTCAAGCGGTGGAAGAGCTACCTACGGGGCGGCAGGGCAAAGCACAACTAG